A window of Hyperolius riggenbachi isolate aHypRig1 chromosome 1, aHypRig1.pri, whole genome shotgun sequence contains these coding sequences:
- the PLA2G12A gene encoding group XIIA secretory phospholipase A2: MNSCRESMVLWLLSLLSCSMLAASNQDHQSHQQPETPDWRMTLKRIRNGVHQIDMYLNAALDLLGGEDGLCRHKCRDGSKPMPRYGYKPSPPNGCGSPAFGFHFDVGIPSMTKCCNQHDRCYDTCGNLKNECDEQFQGCLSKICRDIQRTLGIAETVKACESAVELLFETVIHLGCKPYMESQRAACICPYEEKVDL, translated from the exons ATGAACTCCTGTAGGGAGAGCATGGTGCTGTGGCTACTCTCCCTGCTGTCCTGTAGCATGCTGGCTGCTAGCAACCAGGACCATCAATCCCATCAACAACCAGAGACCCCTGACTGGAGAATGACACTAAAGAGAATAAGAAACGGGGTGCACCAGATTGACATGTACCTGAACGCAGCCTTGGACCTATTGGGTGGCGAGGATGGACTTTGTCGGCATAAATGCAGAGATG GTTCCAAGCCGATGCCACGCTACGGCTATAAACCATCACCACCTAATGGTTGTGGATCACCTGCTTTTGGCTTTCAT tTTGATGTTGGCATACCCTCCATGACAAAGTGCTGCAACCAGCATGACCGCTGCTACGACACATGCGGTAACCTGAAGAATGAGTGCGATGAGCAGTTTCAGGGCTGTCTCTCCAAAATCTGCAGAGATATACAAAGGACACTGGGTATTGCAGAGACAGTAAAAG CCTGTGAATCAGCAGTGGAACTCCTGTTTGAGACGGTCATACATCTGGGCTGTAAACCCTACATGGAAAGCCAGAGAGCTGCTTGCATTTGTCCTTATGAAGAGAAAGTAGACCTGTGA